One genomic window of Candidatus Nanohalobium constans includes the following:
- a CDS encoding class I SAM-dependent methyltransferase, translating into MAQENPSFISLEPNIDERLDDGFYPIQTTSERRYTDEESVDYLVYESLSRILSDRSGEYNILDIGSSSGEALDNLTKKLSQETNCRFNELALDPSNEMSRKCYEDQDQSSFRAMGQKLPFETNSIDLVVSSQLHLNSDDIDRVVEEINRVLDPSGYAVLSSGYNSRTNYQGIHRDESIPTENLPETQFNRQ; encoded by the coding sequence GTGGCTCAGGAGAATCCATCTTTTATCTCGCTAGAACCTAATATTGATGAAAGATTAGATGATGGTTTTTATCCAATTCAGACGACTTCTGAAAGAAGGTATACAGATGAAGAAAGCGTTGACTATTTAGTTTATGAGTCACTCTCCAGAATACTTTCAGATAGGTCGGGAGAATACAATATTTTAGATATAGGATCCTCCTCTGGCGAAGCTTTAGACAATTTGACTAAAAAACTGAGTCAGGAAACCAATTGCAGATTCAATGAATTAGCTCTTGATCCAAGCAATGAGATGAGTAGAAAATGTTACGAAGATCAAGATCAAAGCAGCTTTAGAGCCATGGGGCAGAAACTACCTTTTGAAACCAACTCAATCGATTTAGTGGTGTCGAGCCAACTACATCTGAATTCAGACGATATCGATAGAGTAGTTGAAGAGATAAATCGAGTGCTAGATCCTAGTGGATATGCAGTTCTATCCTCAGGATACAATTCTAGGACAAACTATCAAGGAATTCACAGAGACGAATCCATTCCAACAGAAAATCTGCCTGAAACGCAATTTAACCGACAATAA
- a CDS encoding DUF502 domain-containing protein, with the protein MGEEREKNTQNHFREGRKHLEKGTQKMLEQGIEKGREQRKKLEYYQQNRSEFITNLSARLGNPKKPAVSGTIVLLPVLAVLIVVSWLFDKLAAIPGNHYFNIAILFPDFIANNGVAAYYLNQTFKLSILLIFGGFIVTAVGRIVRTQQGFQLEKLLDKVFDRIPFLGSVYNITKVTTETMLGSTEDLSKPVKINHGDIRINGFKTGNKTEDGREIIFMPTAPNITSGLVLELPDDKIEETDETGEEALTRILSAGFGQKKEEKPPEGEENQ; encoded by the coding sequence ATGGGAGAGGAACGGGAGAAAAACACTCAGAACCATTTTCGGGAAGGTAGGAAGCATCTGGAGAAAGGAACACAGAAGATGCTTGAACAAGGCATAGAAAAGGGTCGAGAACAACGTAAAAAACTCGAATACTACCAACAGAACCGTTCTGAGTTCATAACAAATCTTTCAGCGAGATTAGGCAATCCTAAAAAACCAGCAGTATCAGGAACAATCGTACTACTACCAGTACTAGCAGTTTTAATAGTTGTAAGCTGGCTCTTCGATAAACTGGCAGCAATACCCGGAAACCACTACTTCAACATAGCAATTCTATTCCCAGACTTCATAGCCAACAATGGCGTAGCAGCATACTACCTAAACCAAACATTCAAACTAAGCATACTCCTTATATTCGGAGGATTCATAGTCACCGCAGTAGGCAGAATAGTGAGAACACAACAAGGATTCCAACTCGAAAAACTCTTAGACAAAGTGTTTGACCGTATACCGTTCCTCGGATCAGTCTATAACATCACAAAAGTCACTACAGAGACAATGCTAGGCAGCACAGAAGACTTATCCAAACCCGTCAAGATAAACCACGGCGACATCAGAATAAACGGATTCAAAACCGGCAACAAGACTGAAGACGGCAGAGAAATAATCTTCATGCCAACAGCACCCAACATAACCTCCGGACTTGTCCTAGAGCTCCCTGACGACAAAATAGAGGAAACGGATGAAACAGGCGAAGAAGCACTGACCCGCATACTATCCGCAGGCTTCGGACAGAAAAAAGAGGAAAAACCTCCGGAAGGAGAAGAAAACCAGTAA
- a CDS encoding NAD(P)-dependent malic enzyme translates to MAEKEEALSLHSKKPGKISVEPSIDISTRKDLELVYTPGVAEPCRKISEDEEKAYDYTSKGNLVAVVSDGSSVLGLGDIGAEAAMPVMEGKANLMKKFGGVDGFPICINADSAEDIIEHVEREAPTFGAVNLEDIKAPRCFKAEEELKEKLDIPVFHDDQHGTAIVVGAALRNALELADKDLEDSRIVISGAGAAGIAVANFLLESGAENIVPADSSGILRTEDENSYKADLAERTLASEEEGDLEDAMENADVFIGLSAPGIVSQEMVGSMAQKPIVFALANPDPEIYPDEAKEAGAFITATGRSDFDNQVNNSLAFPGVFRGALDARTSEITEDMKIAASNVIKEFIDPEKDKIVPETLDKELAMEIADKVREEAD, encoded by the coding sequence ATGGCAGAAAAGGAAGAAGCGCTCAGTCTCCACTCCAAAAAACCAGGGAAAATATCGGTCGAACCAAGCATCGACATCAGCACAAGAAAGGACCTAGAATTAGTATACACTCCGGGAGTTGCAGAACCCTGCAGAAAGATAAGTGAAGACGAAGAAAAAGCATATGACTACACATCAAAAGGAAACCTTGTAGCAGTAGTATCAGACGGATCTTCTGTTCTTGGACTTGGCGACATCGGTGCAGAAGCAGCCATGCCAGTAATGGAAGGCAAAGCCAACCTAATGAAAAAATTTGGTGGTGTAGACGGATTCCCCATCTGCATCAACGCAGACTCAGCAGAAGACATAATAGAACATGTGGAGAGAGAAGCACCGACATTTGGCGCGGTAAACCTGGAAGACATCAAAGCACCCAGATGCTTCAAAGCAGAAGAAGAGCTGAAAGAAAAACTGGATATTCCGGTATTCCATGATGATCAGCATGGAACAGCTATTGTAGTAGGGGCAGCTCTTAGAAACGCTCTAGAACTAGCTGACAAGGATTTAGAGGATTCTAGAATCGTTATCAGCGGTGCAGGGGCAGCAGGCATCGCAGTAGCCAATTTTCTTCTAGAGTCGGGAGCTGAAAACATTGTGCCGGCTGACTCATCAGGAATACTTAGAACAGAGGATGAAAACAGCTATAAGGCAGATCTCGCTGAAAGAACACTGGCTTCGGAAGAGGAAGGAGACTTAGAGGATGCAATGGAGAATGCGGATGTATTCATAGGGCTTTCAGCTCCAGGAATAGTCTCTCAAGAAATGGTTGGGTCAATGGCGCAGAAACCAATTGTGTTTGCGTTAGCTAATCCGGATCCTGAAATATATCCTGATGAAGCCAAGGAAGCAGGGGCTTTCATCACAGCTACCGGTAGATCAGACTTTGACAACCAAGTTAATAACTCTCTGGCATTTCCAGGTGTTTTCAGAGGTGCACTCGATGCTCGTACATCGGAAATAACTGAGGATATGAAGATAGCTGCATCAAATGTTATCAAGGAATTTATTGACCCTGAGAAGGATAAGATTGTGCCTGAGACATTGGATAAGGAACTGGCTATGGAAATTGCTGACAAGGTTAGGGAGGAAGCTGACTAA
- a CDS encoding acetate--CoA ligase family protein, which translates to MTLDKLFTPDSIAVVGASRKEGKTGHEIFENLLHDFEGEVTPVNPKAEEIEGVKAKDEIPEGTELIVISVPGKIVPQVMEDAADKNVEAAIVISAGFSEVGEENLERQVVEKAEEADIDLLGPNVLGLINTENSMNASFASKMPEAGNISFMSQSGAFCTAILDYSKAEHIGFRHFVSLGNKSILNEVDFLRKWREDETDAIISYTEGIENGREFMEEAEKTSREKPIVMVKSGRTDKGGDAASSHTGSIAGSYQAYQAAFRKAGIIEAESNRELLDYGRAFSYQEVPEGGKIAIITNAGGPGVITTDEISQKGLELAEFSDEIKKKLEEEMPDESTPHNPLDVIGDAGHTRYRKALDIILEDEEVDAAIVVLTPQANTEIEKTAKTISKANEKFDKPIFASFMGEEDVQKGIDILEENHVPDFQDPVDAVKTLKAMNQYREFLETEKTFRDIEYDEKKAERAVRDYAGYEDGHELLEAYGFNLPLTKVEDAPHPAQEAASKVGYPCVLKIDSPDISHKTEIDGVKTGIENREDLKENFLQIVDNVHHEKPGSKINGIIIQEQLDGLEVALGMKRDPQFGPTILIGLGGIYIEALHDISFGIAPISEEEAEQMIEELESSDLFEGVRGEESHIEPVKDAIIRLGELAMNHEEISEIDINPLIVKGDTGYIGDIEMEFE; encoded by the coding sequence ATGACTTTGGATAAACTCTTCACACCTGATTCTATAGCAGTTGTGGGCGCATCAAGAAAGGAAGGTAAGACAGGTCACGAAATATTCGAGAACCTTCTCCACGACTTCGAGGGCGAAGTAACGCCGGTAAATCCTAAAGCCGAAGAGATAGAAGGAGTAAAGGCAAAAGACGAAATACCAGAAGGAACAGAACTCATAGTTATCTCTGTCCCAGGCAAAATAGTTCCACAGGTGATGGAGGATGCAGCTGACAAAAATGTTGAAGCCGCCATAGTGATTTCGGCCGGATTCTCAGAAGTCGGGGAAGAAAACCTGGAGCGACAGGTAGTTGAGAAAGCGGAAGAAGCCGATATAGATCTCCTCGGACCAAATGTACTGGGGCTAATCAATACAGAGAACTCGATGAATGCTTCATTTGCTTCCAAGATGCCTGAGGCAGGGAATATCTCATTTATGAGTCAGTCAGGGGCATTCTGTACAGCGATATTGGATTATTCGAAGGCTGAGCACATTGGCTTCCGCCACTTCGTCTCACTCGGCAATAAATCCATTTTGAACGAAGTAGACTTCCTCAGAAAATGGCGAGAAGACGAAACCGACGCAATAATATCTTACACAGAAGGAATAGAGAACGGCAGAGAATTTATGGAAGAAGCAGAGAAAACTTCTAGAGAGAAACCAATAGTCATGGTTAAATCTGGTAGAACAGACAAAGGAGGCGACGCAGCCTCAAGCCACACAGGAAGCATAGCGGGGAGCTACCAGGCCTATCAGGCAGCTTTCAGAAAAGCAGGTATAATAGAAGCAGAGTCCAACCGAGAACTACTGGATTATGGAAGAGCCTTCTCATATCAAGAAGTTCCTGAAGGAGGAAAAATAGCTATAATAACGAACGCCGGCGGACCTGGGGTTATAACAACAGATGAAATCAGTCAGAAAGGATTAGAACTGGCAGAGTTCTCAGATGAAATCAAGAAAAAGTTAGAAGAGGAGATGCCGGATGAATCAACACCACATAACCCCTTGGATGTCATCGGTGACGCAGGTCACACACGGTACAGGAAAGCCCTAGATATAATACTAGAAGATGAAGAAGTTGACGCAGCTATAGTAGTTTTGACTCCTCAGGCGAATACAGAAATAGAGAAGACAGCTAAAACAATTTCCAAAGCTAACGAGAAGTTTGACAAACCGATCTTTGCCTCATTCATGGGTGAAGAAGATGTCCAGAAAGGAATAGATATACTGGAAGAAAACCATGTACCTGACTTTCAGGATCCGGTTGACGCAGTAAAGACACTGAAAGCAATGAATCAGTACCGAGAGTTCCTCGAAACCGAGAAGACATTCAGAGACATAGAATACGACGAGAAGAAGGCTGAGAGAGCAGTAAGAGACTATGCTGGTTACGAAGATGGTCATGAACTGTTGGAGGCTTACGGATTTAACCTGCCGTTAACCAAGGTTGAGGATGCGCCTCATCCTGCCCAGGAAGCAGCATCCAAAGTCGGGTACCCATGCGTACTCAAGATTGACTCGCCTGATATAAGCCACAAAACCGAGATAGACGGGGTCAAAACAGGTATAGAAAACCGGGAAGACCTCAAAGAAAACTTCCTACAGATAGTCGACAATGTACACCACGAAAAACCGGGCAGCAAGATCAACGGTATAATAATACAGGAACAACTTGACGGCCTGGAAGTAGCACTAGGAATGAAACGCGACCCGCAGTTCGGACCAACGATATTGATAGGACTAGGCGGAATATACATAGAAGCGTTGCATGATATTTCTTTTGGAATAGCGCCAATCTCTGAAGAAGAAGCAGAACAAATGATAGAAGAACTAGAGAGTTCAGATCTATTTGAGGGTGTGCGCGGAGAAGAAAGTCACATTGAGCCGGTGAAAGACGCAATAATCAGATTGGGTGAGTTGGCTATGAATCACGAAGAAATCTCAGAGATCGATATCAACCCGCTGATTGTCAAAGGCGATACAGGATACATAGGAGATATAGAGATGGAGTTTGAGTGA
- the pdhA gene encoding pyruvate dehydrogenase (acetyl-transferring) E1 component subunit alpha yields the protein MREEVYSGSIQRIEVMGTDDDDDFPWVEEDEYRELYKQMVLARKFDEKAFSLQRRGEISTYAPHKGQEAAQIGAMFALDEDDWMAPSFRETAAFIARGAPLDKIFQRWMGDANGQAGLSEMNTLPVAIPVGTQNLHTAGIGMAMEKKGDENAVLGFTGDGSTSQGDFHESLNFSGVYNAHSIFFVQNNQYAISMPREKQTKSETIAQKALAYGIDGIQVDGNDILAVIKAVEEALEKARSGEPVLIEAETYRLEDHTTSDDSTRYRDEEEVEEWSKKDPLKRFKEYLKDHGIWTDELEEFEEEAENRIDEAAQKAIEMDDPDIEELFDYVYGDNPDLIEKQKEQWMEAQK from the coding sequence ATGAGAGAAGAAGTTTACAGTGGTTCTATCCAGCGGATCGAAGTGATGGGAACGGATGATGACGACGATTTTCCATGGGTAGAGGAGGACGAATACCGAGAACTTTACAAACAGATGGTTCTAGCCCGTAAATTCGATGAAAAAGCTTTCAGCCTTCAGAGAAGAGGGGAAATTTCTACCTATGCTCCGCACAAGGGTCAGGAAGCGGCTCAAATTGGCGCAATGTTTGCTTTGGATGAAGATGACTGGATGGCTCCTTCTTTCCGTGAAACCGCCGCATTCATCGCAAGAGGAGCACCTCTTGACAAGATTTTCCAGAGATGGATGGGCGACGCCAACGGGCAGGCAGGACTCAGTGAAATGAATACTTTACCGGTCGCAATCCCTGTAGGAACACAGAACCTCCACACAGCGGGAATAGGAATGGCGATGGAGAAGAAAGGTGACGAAAACGCCGTACTAGGATTTACAGGAGATGGAAGTACCTCACAAGGAGATTTCCATGAAAGCCTGAACTTCTCAGGAGTATACAATGCACACTCGATTTTCTTCGTGCAGAATAACCAGTACGCAATTAGTATGCCGAGAGAAAAGCAGACTAAGTCGGAGACAATCGCTCAGAAAGCACTGGCATATGGAATAGACGGAATACAAGTCGATGGAAATGATATACTAGCAGTTATCAAAGCAGTAGAAGAAGCACTGGAGAAAGCCAGAAGCGGCGAACCAGTACTGATAGAAGCCGAAACATACAGGTTAGAGGATCACACAACTTCAGATGACTCCACAAGATACAGAGATGAAGAAGAAGTTGAGGAATGGAGCAAGAAAGACCCGTTGAAGCGTTTCAAAGAATACTTGAAAGATCACGGCATCTGGACTGACGAACTGGAAGAGTTTGAGGAAGAAGCCGAGAATAGGATAGATGAAGCCGCTCAGAAAGCGATCGAGATGGACGATCCGGATATAGAGGAGTTATTTGATTATGTCTATGGAGATAACCCAGATCTGATTGAAAAGCAGAAAGAACAATGGATGGAGGCTCAGAAGTAA